A genomic stretch from Carbonactinospora thermoautotrophica includes:
- a CDS encoding RNA polymerase sigma factor, which produces MGTTDEDARVVARVVAGDLGAFEVLVTRWQQVAHRTALALGAGAEAEDIVQEAFLKAFQNLAGFRSGYSFQPWLLQIVANETKNLRRSRYRRQRLEFRLTALFLSDGNIAGEDPYAAVLRDERERLLWKTLQELPDKYRLVLTCRYLLELSEAETAQVLGWRHGSVKSRTSRALAKLRALLIPVETGEVTIHT; this is translated from the coding sequence GTGGGTACCACGGACGAGGACGCACGCGTTGTCGCACGCGTGGTGGCTGGCGATCTCGGCGCGTTCGAAGTGCTCGTTACGCGCTGGCAGCAGGTCGCCCATCGGACCGCGTTGGCGTTGGGCGCTGGCGCGGAGGCCGAGGACATAGTGCAGGAGGCGTTCCTCAAGGCGTTCCAAAACCTGGCCGGGTTTCGGTCGGGATATTCATTTCAGCCATGGTTGCTGCAAATCGTAGCGAATGAGACCAAGAACCTGCGCCGGTCTCGCTACCGAAGGCAACGCCTGGAATTTCGGCTTACCGCATTGTTTCTGTCGGATGGGAACATCGCTGGCGAGGATCCGTATGCAGCCGTGCTACGGGACGAACGAGAACGGCTGCTGTGGAAGACGCTGCAGGAGTTACCGGACAAGTACCGGTTGGTGCTGACCTGCCGCTACCTCCTGGAGTTATCCGAGGCCGAGACTGCCCAGGTGCTGGGATGGAGACACGGCTCGGTGAAATCCCGAACGTCGCGAGCGCTGGCCAAGTTGCGTGCCCTGTTGATCCCTGTCGAGACGGGAGAGGTGACCATCCATACCTGA
- a CDS encoding IS3 family transposase yields MTANRERRRPDAGLTCHLRRGRRYTSAAFGALCDSLGVPRPHRRAPDNCRRRKLFASLKKELLHRRSFATRAEARREISCWIKTRYNRRCLHTSPGYLTPIEWEHQHRTDGLVPSAKPHKPGVRLSEGTPG; encoded by the coding sequence ATGACAGCCAACCGCGAGAGACGTCGACCGGACGCCGGCTTGACCTGCCACCTCCGCCGGGGCCGCCGGTACACCTCGGCCGCGTTCGGCGCGCTGTGCGACTCCCTCGGCGTGCCGAGGCCGCACCGGCGTGCGCCGGATAACTGCCGCCGCCGAAAGCTGTTCGCCAGCCTGAAAAAAGAGCTGTTACACCGGCGCTCCTTCGCCACCCGGGCCGAGGCCCGCCGCGAGATTTCTTGCTGGATCAAGACCCGGTACAACCGGCGGTGCCTCCACACGAGCCCGGGCTACCTCACGCCCATCGAATGGGAGCATCAGCACCGCACAGACGGTCTGGTACCGTCCGCCAAACCACATAAGCCAGGCGTCCGGCTGTCGGAGGGAACTCCAGGTTAG